In the genome of Streptomyces sp. Q6, the window TGCCGGTTCTTGAAGTCGAAGACCCGGACGTAGTGGGCCGCGAGCTCCCGCTCGCCGGTGGCCTCCGCGTGGTCGACGAACGCGCCGAGCTCCGGGGCCGCGGCCCTGACCAGCGGCAGCCGCTCGTACAACTCGGCGTCCGGGTACGTGAGACAGAGCGCCGCCGCCTGGTACAGCAGCGAGGTCCGGTCCGTCATGGGGTCTCCTCCGGCTTGTCGGCGGTCTGGCGGCGCTTGGTGAGGTGGAAGCTCTCCACGGAGACCACGGGCAGCAGCTTGCGGCCACCCGTCGTGGTGTTCCCGGAGTCACCGCCGAAGGGGCCCTCGCCGCCCATGCCGGGACCGTCCTCGTAGTCGAGCGAGCAGGAGTCCGGCAGCGCCGACTCCTCCAGGCGCTGAGCGTCGCCGACGGCGGCCGTCGGGATCACGTACCGGTCCTCGTACTTGGCGATGGCGAGCAGCCGGTACATCGCCTCGATCTCGACGGCCGACATCCCGACGCTGCGCGCGATCGAACTGTCGGGCCGGTCACCGAGGTTGATGGCCCGCATGTGCGAGCGCATCGCGGCCAGCTTCTCCAGCGAGGCGCGCACCGGCTTCGGGTCGCCCGCCGTGAAGATCTCCGCCAGGTACTCCAGCGGGATGCGCAGCGTGTCGATCGCGCCGAAGAGATTGCCGTGGTCCTCGCCGTCGTGACCGGTCTCGTTGAGCGCGTCGACGACGGGGGAGAGCGGCGGGATGTACCAGACCATCGGCATCGTCCGGTACTCCGGGTGCAGCGGCAGCGCCACCTTGTACGTGCTGATGAGCGCGTGCACCGGCGAGCGGCGCGCCGCCTCCATCCAGTCGAACGGGATCCCGGCCTCCTCGGCGGCCCGCTGCACGCTCGGGTCCTGCGGATCGAGGAAGACGCCCAACTGCGCCTCGTACAGCGCCTTGTCGTCCTTCGTCTCGGCCGCCGCCGTCACCTTGTCGGCGTCGTACAGGATCACGCCGAGGTAGCGCAGCCGCCCCACGCACGTCTCCGAGCAGACCGTGGGCAGGCCCACCTCGACGCGCGGATAGCACATCGTGCACTTCTCGGCCTTGCCCGTGCGGTGGTTGAAGTAGACCTTCTTGTACGGGCATCCGGTCACGCACATCCGCCAGCCGCGGCAGCTGTCCTGGTCGACGAGGACGATGCCGTCCTCCTCGCGCTTGTACATCGCGCCCGACGGGCAGGACGCCACGCACGACGGGTTCAGGCAGTGCTCGCAGATCCGCGGCAGATAGAACATGAAGGTCTGCTCGAACGCGAACTTCACCTTCTCCGCCGCCTGTTGGCGGGTCTTCTCGACCATCGGGTCGAGATCGCCGTACTCCGTGGCGCCGCCCAGGTTGTCGTCCCAGTTCGACGACCACTCGATCTTCATCGGCTTGCCGGTGATCTGCGACCGCGGTTGCGCCACCGGGTAGTCGTCGCCGAGCGGCGCCTCGGTGAGGTTCTTGTAGTCGTACGTCCAGGGCTCGTAGTAGTCCTTGATCTCCGGCAGCTTCGGGTTGGAGAAGATGCCGAGGAGCTTCTTGTAGCGGCCGCCGCCCTTGAGCTTGAGCGCGCCCTTCTTGTTCAGCTCCCAGCCGCCGCGCCACTTCTCCTGGTCCTCGTAGCGGCGCGGATAGCCCTGCCCCGGACGCGTCTCGACGTTGTTGAACCAGACGTACTCCATGCCGTTCCGGTTGGTCCACGCCTGCTTGCAGGTGACCGAGCAGGTGTGGCAGCCGATGCACTTGTCGAGGTTCATCACCATTGCGATCTGAGCCATGATGCGCATCAGTTCAGTACTCCACCTTCTGCGAACGGCGCCGGATGACGGTGACTTCGTCGCGTTGGTTGCCCGTCGGGCCGAGGTAGTTGAACGCCCAGCTCAACTGCGCGTAGCCGCCGATGAGATGGGACGGCTTGAGGATGAGACGGGTCAGCGAGTTGTGGATGCCGCCGCGCTTGCCGCTGGTCTCCGCCTTGGGGACGCCCACCGTGCGCTCCTGCGCGTGGTGCATGTAGACCGTGCCGGCCGGCATGCGGTGCGAGACGATCGCGCGGGCGACGACGACGCCGTTGCGGTTGACCGCCTCGATCCAGTCGTTGTCCTTCACCCCGATCGCGTCGGCGTCCTGCGGTGCCATCCAGATGGACTGGCCGCCGCGGGACAGCGCCAGCATGAACAGGTTGTCCTGGTACTCGGAGTGGATGGACCACTTGTTGTGCGGCGTCAGGTAGCGGACCGTCACCTCGTGCTCGCCGTCGGGCCCCAGGCGTGGCTCGCCGAACAGCCGGTTCATGTCGAGCGGCGGCCGGTAGACGGGCAGCGCCTCGCCCAGCTCGTGCATCCAGTCGTGGTCGATGAAGAAGTGCTGGCGTCCGGTGAGCGTGTGCCACGGCTTGAGGTGCTCGGTGTTGAGCGTGAACGCCGTGTACCTGCGCCCGCCGGACTCGCTGCCCGACCACTCCGGCGACGTGATCACCGGCACCGGCGCGGCCTGCGTGTCGGCGTACGTGACGCGCTTGCCCTCGTGCTCGGCGGCGAGATGCGCCATCTCCTGTCCCGTACGGGCCTCCAGCGTGTGGAAGCCCTGGGTGGCGAGGCGGCCGTTGGTGGTGCCGGACAGGGCGAGGATCGTGTTCGCCGCCTTGACCGCCGTGTCGAGGGAGGGGCGTCCGTCGGCGGGGCCGCCGCGCACCACGCCGTTGCGCTCGCGCAGCTCCTCGACCTCCTGGTCGGGCCGCAGGGCGATGCCCTTGGCGGGCAGTCCCAGTTGTTCCACCAGCGGGCCGAGCGCCGCGAACTTCGCGCCGATCGCCGTGTAGTCGCGCTCGACGACGACCAGGTTCGGCATGGTCCTGCCGGGGACCGGCTCGCACTCGCCCTTGCGCCAGTCCAGGACGACACCGCCGGGCTGCGCGATCTCGCCGGGGGTGTCGTGCTGGAGCGGCGCGGCGACCAGGTCCTTGCGCGTGCCCAGATGGTCGACGGCCAGCTCGGAGAGCTTCTCCGCGAGCACCTTGAACGTGTCGAAGTCGGTGCGCGCCTGCCACGGCGGGTCCACGGCCGGCGTGAACGAGTGCACGTACGGATGCATGTCGGTCGACGACAGGTCGTGCTTCTCGTACCAGGTCGCCGCGGGCAGCACCACGTCCGACAGGAGCGTCGACGACGTCTGCCGGAAGTCGAGCGAGAGCAGCAGGTCGAGCTTGCCCTCGGGGGCCTCGTCCCGCCAGGTGACCGTCGTGGGCCGCTCGTCGGGGGCGGCCTCCTCGGCGCGCAGCGACGACTGGGTGCCGAGGAGGTGCTTGGTGAAGTACTCGGCGCCCTTCGCGGACGAGCCGAGCAGGTTCGCCCGCCACAGGGTCAGCACGCGCGGCCAGTTCTCGGGGGCGTCCGGGTCCTCGCAGGCGAACTTGAGACTGCCCGCCTTGAGTTCGTCGACCGTCTCGGCCACGGACTGCTCACCGAGGTCGAGCGAGCTGCGGTCGAACGTCGGGTACGACGGCATCCAGCCCGAACGGGCCGACAGAGCCAGGCAGTCGGCGCCCGTCATGCCCTCGAAGGCGCCCTTGCCGAGGGGCGAGGCGAGCACGTCCGCGCCGAACTTGTCGTAGCGCCACTGGTCGGTGTTGAGGAACCAGTACGCGGCGCCGATCATCTGCCGCGGCGGCCGCGACCAGTCGTTCGCGGAGGCCAGCGACGCCCACCCGGTCACCGGGCGGCACTTCTCCTGCCCGACGTAGTGCGCCCACCCGCCGCCGTTCCTGCCCTGGCAGCCGGTCAGCTGGAGCAGCGAGAGGAAGCCCCGGTAGATGGTCTCCGAGTGGAACCAGTGGTTCGTCCCCGCGCCCATCAGGATCATGCAGCGGCCGCGCGACTTCTCGGCGGTCTCCGCGAACTCCCGCGCGATCTTGACGCACTTGGCGGCGGGCACCGACGTGTGCTCCTCCTGCCAGCCGGGGGTGCCGGGCGTCTGCGCGTCCTCGTACGACGCGGGCCACGAGCCGGGCAGGCCGTCGCGCCCGACGCCGTACTGGGCGAGCAGCAGGTCGAAGACCGTGGTGACCAGCGGGCCGTCCTGACCGCCGAGCCGGGTCGCGGGGACACCGCGCCGCACGACGTCGCCGCGGCCCTGCCCGTGCGTGCCGCCGTCGGTGTCGAAGCGGGGGAGCAGCACCTCGACGCCGCTCGCCACGGCACTGCCGTGCAGGCTCAACGTCGGCTTGATGTTGCCCAGTTCGAGGTTCCACTTGCCCTTGCCGGAGTCGGTCCAGCGGAAGCCCATCGAGCCGTTCGGCACGGCCGGCTGCCCGGTCGCCTCGTCGAGCACGGCCGTCTTCCACTCGGCGCCCTCGCCGCCCTGCCCGAGGTCCGCGGCGCGCAGGAACTTCGACGGCACGTACGCCCCGTCGCGCTCCTCCAGCGTCACCAGGAACGGCAGGTCCGTGAACTTCTTGACGTAGTCCGTGAAGAACGGCGTCTCCCGGTCGACGAAGAACTCCTTGAGGATGACGTGCCCCATCGCGAGCGCGAGGGCGCCGTCGGTCCCCGGGTGCGGGTGCAGCCACTCGTCGGCGAACTTGGCGTTGTCCGCGTAGTCGGGCGCGACCACGACCACCTTCTGACCCCGGTAGCGGGCCTCCGCCATCCAGTGGGCGTCGGGGGTGCGCGTCACGGGGACGTTCGAGCCCCACATCATCAGATACGCCGCGTCCCACCAGTCACCGGACTCCGGTACGTCCGTCTGGTCGCCGAACACCTGCGGCGACGCCACCGGCAGGTCCGCGTACCAGTCGTAGAACGACAGCATCGGAGCGCCGATCAGCGACATGAACCGGGCCCCGGCCGCGTGCGACACCATCGACATCGCGGGGATGGGGGAGAAGCCGGCGACGCGGTCGGGCCCGTACGTCTTGATGGTGTGCACGTGCGCCGCCGCGACGATCTCGACGGCCTCGTCCCAGGTGGCGCGGAGCAGTCCGCCCTTGCCGCGCGCGAGCTGGTACCGGCGCCGCCGCTCGGGGTCGCCCTGGATGTCGGCCCACGCGAGGACCGGGTCCTTCAGACGCGCCTTCGCCTCCCGGTACAGCTCCAGGAGCACGCCCCGGATGTACGGGTAGCGCACACGGGTCGGCGAGTACGTGTACCAGGAGAAGGCCGCCCCACGAGGACAGCCGCGCGGCTCGTACTCGGGTCGGTCGGGGCCCACGCTCGGATAGTCGGTCTGCTGGGTCTCCCACGTGATGATGCCGTCCTTGACGTACACCTTCCAGCGGCACGAACCGGTGCAGTTCACGCCGTGCGTGGAGTTCACGACCTTGTCGTGGCTCCACCGGTCCCGGTAGAAGACGTCCCCGTCCCGGCCGCCCTCGATCTGCACGCTGTGCAGGTCCGCGGACGCCGTTCCCTTCCGGAAGAACCGACCGGCCTTGAGCAGCGCCGCGTCCGGCTCGGTCGGGGTGCGCGTCGTGTCTGTCACCGTGTGCTCCCTCGCTGTCCCGTCTGTCGCACGGTAAGGGCGCCGCGACGCCGGGACCTTCCGGCCGGGTCCGTACGGGTTGTCGTCCACGGGAGGGGCGCGCGGGACGTCCAGGGGCCGAGAGCCCCTGTCCGGGCCGCCGACCGGCATTACCTCGGACGTAATCGACCCGGTGGCGGAGGTACGGGCACGCTGATCCCACCGCGACGGACGGTCACGGACCGCGACGAAATGAGGGTGATCCGCATGTCTGCCACCACCTCGACCGGCTCGCCGAGCACGGCGGCCCAGGCCCGCACCTGGCTGCGCCGCTTCCTCGCCCTCGACGCCGCCGTCACCGCGGGCAACGGCCTCGCCTACGTCGCCGCGTCCGGGCCGCTCGGCCGCTTCCTCGGCGTCGACGCGGGCCTGCTGCTCGCCCTCGGCGTCCTCCTCGTCGCGTACGCCGTCGCGGTGGGGGCCCTCGCGGCGCGCCCCGTGCCGCCGGTCCTCGCGGTGCGTGCCGTCGTCGAGGCGAACCTGACCTGGGCGGCGCTCAGCCTCGTCGCCCTGTTCGCCTGGCTGGAGCCGACCACGGCCGGCGCGGTGTGGGTGCCGGTGCAGGCGGTGACCGTGGCGGGGTTCGCGGCGCTCCAGCACGCGGCCCTGCGCGCCGCCCGCTGATCACCCCATCGCGGACCGCAGGTACTTGGCCGTCGCCGGGTCGGCCGGGAGCAGCGTCTCCACGGCCAGCTCGGCGACGGTCACGTCCATCGGCGTGTTGAACGTGGAGATGGACGACACGAACGACAGCACGTGCCCGTCGTGCTCGATCACCATCGGCAGCGCGAAGAACGGCACGGGCTCGGCGGGCGCTTCCCCCGACTCCTCCGGGACCGGGTAGGCCGCCACCTCCTCGTACAGCTCCCGCAGCGCGTCCGACCGGGCCAGGGCGATCTGCCGCTCCATCTGGGCGAGCAGATGCCCGCGCCACTCGCGCAGGTTCCGGATCCGCGGCGCCAGTCCCTCCGGGTGCAGCGTGAGCCGCATCGCGTTCAGCGGGCCTTCGAGGAGGTGCGCGGGCAGCGACTCCATCAGCATCGCGATGCCCCGGTTCGCCGCGATCACCGTGTACGTCGCGTCGACGATCAGCGCCGGATACGGCTCGTACCCGCGCAGCAGCCGCTCCAGGCCCTCCCGCAGCGCGCCGAGCGAGGGGTCGTCGAGCGGTGTCTCCGCGTACCGGGGTGCGTAACCCGCCGCCAGGAGCAGGGCGTTGCGCTCCCGCATCGGCACGTCGAGGTGGTCCGCGAGCCGCAGGATCAGCTCCTCGCTCGGCCGCGAACGCCCCGTCTCCACGAAACTGATGTGCCGCGCCGACGAGTCCGCGCGCAGCGCGAGTTCCAACTGGCTGACCCGCCGCTGCTCCCGCCAGCCGCGCAGCAGACGACCCACTTCCGACGTGTTCTTGCGCGCCGCAGTTGTCATGGGGAGACCGTAACCCGGCCGTGGTGGCACGCTGGGGGGATGCCTACAGAACCGCTCTCCCAGAAGGACATCGAGGACCGCCTCGCCGAGCTCCCCGGCTGGTCGCTGGACGGCGACAGCATCACCCGCACCTACCGCCTGGGCAGTCACTTCGCGGCCACCGGCCTCGTCGTGCACATCGCCCAGACCCAGGAGGAGCTGGACCACCACTCGACCCTCACCCTCGGCTACGACACGGTCGGCCTCACCGTGAACACGCACGACGCGGGAGGCGCGGTCACCGCGAAGGACTTCGAACTGGCCCACCGGGTCGAGGACTTGGCTCCCTCGCACGGGGCGGCCTGAGTCACCGGTCGACACGACCCGAGCGCCGTTCCCGC includes:
- the narH gene encoding nitrate reductase subunit beta, whose translation is MRIMAQIAMVMNLDKCIGCHTCSVTCKQAWTNRNGMEYVWFNNVETRPGQGYPRRYEDQEKWRGGWELNKKGALKLKGGGRYKKLLGIFSNPKLPEIKDYYEPWTYDYKNLTEAPLGDDYPVAQPRSQITGKPMKIEWSSNWDDNLGGATEYGDLDPMVEKTRQQAAEKVKFAFEQTFMFYLPRICEHCLNPSCVASCPSGAMYKREEDGIVLVDQDSCRGWRMCVTGCPYKKVYFNHRTGKAEKCTMCYPRVEVGLPTVCSETCVGRLRYLGVILYDADKVTAAAETKDDKALYEAQLGVFLDPQDPSVQRAAEEAGIPFDWMEAARRSPVHALISTYKVALPLHPEYRTMPMVWYIPPLSPVVDALNETGHDGEDHGNLFGAIDTLRIPLEYLAEIFTAGDPKPVRASLEKLAAMRSHMRAINLGDRPDSSIARSVGMSAVEIEAMYRLLAIAKYEDRYVIPTAAVGDAQRLEESALPDSCSLDYEDGPGMGGEGPFGGDSGNTTTGGRKLLPVVSVESFHLTKRRQTADKPEETP
- a CDS encoding nitrate reductase subunit alpha, with the translated sequence MTDTTRTPTEPDAALLKAGRFFRKGTASADLHSVQIEGGRDGDVFYRDRWSHDKVVNSTHGVNCTGSCRWKVYVKDGIITWETQQTDYPSVGPDRPEYEPRGCPRGAAFSWYTYSPTRVRYPYIRGVLLELYREAKARLKDPVLAWADIQGDPERRRRYQLARGKGGLLRATWDEAVEIVAAAHVHTIKTYGPDRVAGFSPIPAMSMVSHAAGARFMSLIGAPMLSFYDWYADLPVASPQVFGDQTDVPESGDWWDAAYLMMWGSNVPVTRTPDAHWMAEARYRGQKVVVVAPDYADNAKFADEWLHPHPGTDGALALAMGHVILKEFFVDRETPFFTDYVKKFTDLPFLVTLEERDGAYVPSKFLRAADLGQGGEGAEWKTAVLDEATGQPAVPNGSMGFRWTDSGKGKWNLELGNIKPTLSLHGSAVASGVEVLLPRFDTDGGTHGQGRGDVVRRGVPATRLGGQDGPLVTTVFDLLLAQYGVGRDGLPGSWPASYEDAQTPGTPGWQEEHTSVPAAKCVKIAREFAETAEKSRGRCMILMGAGTNHWFHSETIYRGFLSLLQLTGCQGRNGGGWAHYVGQEKCRPVTGWASLASANDWSRPPRQMIGAAYWFLNTDQWRYDKFGADVLASPLGKGAFEGMTGADCLALSARSGWMPSYPTFDRSSLDLGEQSVAETVDELKAGSLKFACEDPDAPENWPRVLTLWRANLLGSSAKGAEYFTKHLLGTQSSLRAEEAAPDERPTTVTWRDEAPEGKLDLLLSLDFRQTSSTLLSDVVLPAATWYEKHDLSSTDMHPYVHSFTPAVDPPWQARTDFDTFKVLAEKLSELAVDHLGTRKDLVAAPLQHDTPGEIAQPGGVVLDWRKGECEPVPGRTMPNLVVVERDYTAIGAKFAALGPLVEQLGLPAKGIALRPDQEVEELRERNGVVRGGPADGRPSLDTAVKAANTILALSGTTNGRLATQGFHTLEARTGQEMAHLAAEHEGKRVTYADTQAAPVPVITSPEWSGSESGGRRYTAFTLNTEHLKPWHTLTGRQHFFIDHDWMHELGEALPVYRPPLDMNRLFGEPRLGPDGEHEVTVRYLTPHNKWSIHSEYQDNLFMLALSRGGQSIWMAPQDADAIGVKDNDWIEAVNRNGVVVARAIVSHRMPAGTVYMHHAQERTVGVPKAETSGKRGGIHNSLTRLILKPSHLIGGYAQLSWAFNYLGPTGNQRDEVTVIRRRSQKVEY
- a CDS encoding helix-turn-helix transcriptional regulator — protein: MTTAARKNTSEVGRLLRGWREQRRVSQLELALRADSSARHISFVETGRSRPSEELILRLADHLDVPMRERNALLLAAGYAPRYAETPLDDPSLGALREGLERLLRGYEPYPALIVDATYTVIAANRGIAMLMESLPAHLLEGPLNAMRLTLHPEGLAPRIRNLREWRGHLLAQMERQIALARSDALRELYEEVAAYPVPEESGEAPAEPVPFFALPMVIEHDGHVLSFVSSISTFNTPMDVTVAELAVETLLPADPATAKYLRSAMG
- a CDS encoding 4a-hydroxytetrahydrobiopterin dehydratase codes for the protein MPTEPLSQKDIEDRLAELPGWSLDGDSITRTYRLGSHFAATGLVVHIAQTQEELDHHSTLTLGYDTVGLTVNTHDAGGAVTAKDFELAHRVEDLAPSHGAA